In one window of Onychomys torridus chromosome 5, mOncTor1.1, whole genome shotgun sequence DNA:
- the Il17c gene encoding interleukin-17C: MATVIATVMHLLLLAWLPTGITHQDLPFRGKPRSHGTLRCYSAEELSHGQAPPHLLTRSARWEQALPVALVSTLEATGHRRQYERPLAGTQCPVLRPEDVLEADTHQRSISPWRYRIDTDKNRYPQKLAVAECLCRGCINAKTGRETAALNSVQLLQSLLVLRRQPCSQDGTADPTPGSFTFHTEFIRVPVGCTCVLPRSAQ; this comes from the exons ATGGCCACTGTCATTGCCACTGTGATG CATCTCCTGCTTCTAGCCTGGTTGCCTACTGGGATCACCCACCAAGATCTCCCATTCCGGGGGAAACCCCGAAGCCATGGGACCCTGAGGTGCTACTCTGCTGAGGAACTGTCTCATGGCCAGGCTCCCCCACACCTGCTAACTCGAAGTGCCAGATGGGAGCAGGCCCTCCCCGTGGCCCTGGTGTCCACTTTGGAGGCCACGGGCCATAGGAGACAGTATGAAAGACCTCTAGCTGGGACACAGTGCCCTGTGCTGCGACCAGAGGATGTACTGGAAGCTGACACCCACCAGCGCTCTATCTCACCATGGAGATATCG CATTGACACAGACAAGAACCGCTACCCACAGAAGTTGGCGGTGGCAGAATGCTTGTGTCGTGGCTGCATCAACGCCAAGACAGGCCGTGAGACAGCCGCCCTGAACTCTGTGCAGCTGCTGCAGAGCCTGCTGGTACTGCGGCGACAGCCCTGCTCCCAAGACGGTACAGCGGACCCTACACCAGGATCCTTCACCTTCCACACTGAGTTCATCCGAGTGCCTGTTGGTTGTACCTGTGTTCTCCCCAGGTCTGCACAGTGA
- the LOC118583452 gene encoding cytochrome b-245 light chain, with protein sequence MGQIEWAMWANEQALASGLILITGGIVATAGRFTQWYFGAYSIAAGVLICLLEYPRGKRKKGSTMERCGQKYLTTVVKLFGPLTRNYYIRAVLHFLLSVPAGFLLATILGTVCLVIASAIYLLAAIRGEQWTPIEPKPKERPQVGGTIKQPPTNPPPRPPAEVRKKPSVEGEEAATAGGPQVNPIPVTDEVV encoded by the exons TCCTCATCACAGGGGGCATCGTGGCCACTGCTGGGCGCTTCACACAGTGGTACTTTGGTGCCTACTCTAT CGCCGCAGGTGTACTTATCTGTCTGCTGGAGTACCCCCGTGGAAAGAGGAAAAAGGGCTCCACCATGGAGCGATG TGGACAGAAGTACTTGACTACTGTGGTGAAGCTGTTTGGGCCCCTCACGAGAAATTACTACATCCGGGCTGTCCTCCACTTCCT GTTGTCAGTGCCTGCAGGCTTCCTGCTGGCCACTATCCTGGGGACCGTCTGCTTGGTCATTGCCAGTGCGATCTACCTGCTG GCAGCCATCCGGGGTGAGCAGTGGACCCCCATTGAGCCCAAACCCAAGGAGCGGCCACAGGTTGGAGGCACCATCAAGCAGCCACCCACCAACCCCCCACCCCGGCCACCAGCGGAAGTCCGCAAGAAGCCAAGTGTAGAGGGGGAGGAGGCAGCCACGGCTGGAGGCCCCCAGGTCAACCCAATTCCAGTGACAGATGAGGTTGTGTGA